The Strix uralensis isolate ZFMK-TIS-50842 chromosome 4, bStrUra1, whole genome shotgun sequence genomic interval ACTGACAACCACTGGGCTTTGAAGTAGTATCTGTTACTATTACTTTAATTTAGTTGTCTTTCAGTTCAGTTAACTTCCTACTAAGCATAGGAAGTTTCTGTTAAAAGTCCTGTGATAAGCAGGACCTCCATGTGACCTACGTGAATTGTAGCCTTATTGCACTTAGGTATTAACTATTGTACTTGCCATTTATTTGACTACATGGATATAATACAATTTTGATCTTTGTTTTCTAGTGTGCAATTCTTTCCCCCGCTTTTAAAGTGCGTGAATTTTCCATCACAGATGTTGTTCCTTATTCTGTAACGTTAAGATGGAAATCATCTTACGAAGAAGGAACAGGGTAAGTTGTACAGTGGCTGCTAAAAAGtctgtgtttgtgtatataaagaaaaattttgagCTGTGGGAAAGACCAGGCCTCAGACTTGTCAGACACTCGAGtagggttaattttctttttttgcattacaCCCCTTGATTTCTCACTACTGCTTAATAGTTGGAagtatatttaattaaaaaatgttggtGTGAACTTGCTTAATTTAAGAAGCGTAACACAGAATGCATAGTCCAGATTTCAGACCTACAGGCCCTCAACCTGCAACTCTTGTCATGAACTGACTTAAACTAAATTATTTAGCTGCTTGGTTAGCATGGCTGCTGATCATTAACATACCTTGATTTTGATTATCAATTATGTTATGGTCAGTGGTTTAACCTTACTTAATATTTTACTGCTTTAGGGAATGTGAAGTTTTCAGTAAGAACCATGCTGCTCCTTTCTCAAAAGTAATTACTTTTCACAAGAAAGAGCCTTTTGACCTGGAAGCTTACTATACCCATCCGCATGAAGTGCCTTATCCTGATTCCAGAATAGGTAAGGACATGTGAATAAAAACTGCATAGCCAACTCATGTTGATAATGGGAAAAGGggttctcctttttttttttttaaggtatctTATTTCCATATTTCCTGGGTTACAGAAAAGTCTAGGTTGTTTAAAAAGGCTCAGCGCAGTCTTTTTCGTTTAGATGCAGTTATCAAACAGTATCCATATCTTTTTGCAGTTCCtaaaaaaatttagtttcttCATTCTGTCTTAGCCgtttctgaatgcttttaaaaaaagtaggtaCAAGAAGTTGAGTGCTCTATTGTCTGGTTCTTTCAACCTCTGTAAAATGGATAAGGATCTTACGTGCCCACCAGCCTggatttttcaaagaaattgGATCAAAGGAGCTCTTGGCACTAGATAGTTATCTGTCATGTCTCTTCCTGTTAATCTGAGAACATACAAGACAGGCATTTCCTGAACTTAAGCATCTATAGTGGAGTCTGAAGTACTAGATGATATGAATAAGTTTCCTGGTAGCTAATACTACCTTACTTGCAGTTATAAGTAGACTCCTCAGGGTCTTTAATTCACAACTTTATGTACTTATTTACATATCTGATATAAACTTGGTGCTACCTATTCAGCTGTCTATGTTCTTTCCTGAAGAAAACTGATTTCTTGCATTCTCCTTTGCATGCGCACAGTTTGCATCCTTTACACTCAGATTTCCAGCaagttgcaaaataaaataccaacCTCGCTGCTTCCAGAAGCCTTGATAAGCACTGTTCATTCTCCGCAATGTGTGGTGCGTTCATATTACCAAATTCAAATAGAATCTGTTATCTCTGTTTAACGCTTTGTTTTTCAGTGCAAAGTTTTGAGTTACGTGGATGAAAGAAACCATTCAAGATGAATGAAGAGTAATTTCTCTAGTGTGATAGTTAGAGAAGGCAACAGAGAAGCAGAATACCTAACAGTGTTATCTTGACTTTTTTATGAAATACAGATCAAGGAGGAACATCTTATTAATTATCAGTTAACTGGTAATAGTGGGGGAACAGGTTTTAGTTTATCTAGCTGTGGCTTACATTGTAGAATTGACAACTAAGTAAGAAGTTTCCACATAGTTTATTTAAGTTACGTGAAGTTGCTATTTAAATCAACACCTTTCCAggaatgtatttaatttcttttttttcctctttcactatTCGTTGGAAGAACAATTaaaaaccttttttgttttttcaagggCGTTTTACTATTCAAAACGTTGGTCCCCAACATGATGGCGACAATTCCAAAGTGAAGGTTAAAGTGCGTGTCAATATTCATGGCCTTTTCAGCGTGGCTAATGCTTCTATAATAGAGAAGCAGAACATAGAGGGAGATCACAATGACACACCTATGGACACTGAATCATCAAGTAAGAACCAAGGCAGAGATGATGAGCTGGTATGTATACTTGTAAATATCTACACTCCTTGTAATTCTGACAGAGCCAATAATTAAGATTAAATCATAGTGTATAGCTTTTCACAATTAGTGCTTCTCCACCCTTAGATTATTTCTTCAGTTATGTAACacatttcttcttgtttattATTAAAGCAATGGTGACATGTGGCActaagaaagcaaaacagaatgtgaaaacagattctaaagaaaaaagtaattttttcattgttctttaCCATCTATCTGCTGGTTTTAGGATTATCTAGTGTTGCTGTCAAATGGCAGGATATTTAAAGAGATCTGTTGACAAACTAATTCTAAAAGGTTTTTCCTCAAGTACTACATTTTCATTGAGTAAAAAATATATGGTATTTCTTTTGTGTATGGAAAGCTTGTTCTTTACAAACATTCTTTCAGCAAGGGCACTTCTTTATGTACTTCAGTACTGGTAGTTCTTACAAACTGGCTTACAAGCCCATAGGGGAAAATTACTGGAAATAAATGTGCAACAGCTTTGTCATTAATactgaaaaatgaacaaaatgacCTTCCTGTCGTTCTAGTGCAAGGAGGATCAACTTCCTTGATAGTGCACTGCATACTGAAAGTAGATCACCAAGAGAAGTGAGGGGCAGCTCTTACATTTGACACTAGAGTTGAGGGCTGGCTGCCAGGGAGTAGCACACCAGCGGTGGCATTGGCAGCCTTTCTTTTTCGCTTGTGCCCTTCTACAGCTTGGGATTTTGGTTACGTCACAGCTCACAGGGGAGAGAGATGatagcacagagaaaaagaggaTAAAGCAGTGGGCAAGCTGCCGCCTTTCTGAGCTTGCAAAGTGCACAGCAGAGTGACTGGTCTCACGGGCTGTCAGATTGTACTGAGAGGGGGTTCCTTAGGGAGTAAGGTTGGACCGAAAGCAAACACTCTGCGCTTCATTTCAAAGAAGGGGTGAAGGCATTTCCTGTCATAGTCTTTCAAAATTTGTTCTTACCAGCTTTTCCCACTTTGGCTGAATATACTACAGGAATTAGAGCAAGTGGTTACACAATTAGCATTATGTAATTTATAAAAGCAACTCCTTAAATATTATACTGCTTTCCAGGAATTTGAGCATATTTGAAATGCCAAACATGACACATTTCCTTGTGGACAAGTGCTCTGCATCTGATGTTTGTATACAAGTGAAAAACAGTTGCAAGTGACCTAGCTGGCATTTAGTGTAATGGGCGTACTGCATGTGGAGTACGAAGATGAGTACTCTGTGTTCCGTACAAGAGTAACCACTTCCATCCTCAGGCTTTCAATCTGGTACTTCTATTCATCTAACACAGCTTCTGTTTTACAATGGCGCTTGTCAGCAATTACCTTTCATTATTGAGGATGATACCCTCGACTCTGAGGAGGACGTCTGTGGTGTATATATGTACTGTTTTCATCCTCTAGCTTTTCTGTGTAGGCAAAACTGTTCCTTCCAGTTGTTGCCTTTTCTGTGTGAACAGTAAGAACAGTAAATgaggattttacttttttttacctACTCTGAAGTGACAAAACTTAAATTTGGTAAAAGTAGCCTTCTTGTTTTCAACTTTTATCATTAAAAACATGCTGAGTAAATTAACATAGCTTAACTGCAACATACACACCTGTGCTAGAGTGTGAAATCcttcagtaatttttcttgtatttcacaGAACTAACAGTAagttattttatatgcatatgtAGTTTGTGAATCCAGGAATCTTAATTCCTTGTAATGGAAGTAATCTTAGATCTTTCAGACCTCAGCTACAGCTCGTTACCTGTGGATGTTCTGGATGACCAGGTATTGGAGTCATCCTGAAAACTTTAGACTTATCCATTACTATATTATTAAAAGTTTTTTGCAATGCCGACAGAGAATTGTATTACTTAAACTAAGTCAAGTGATCAGCACTAGTAACAAGTGAAGTCTTTAAGATTCTTAAGTTTGGAATAAGGCATAGATGAACTACAGATAAACTTAAGTGAAACGATCTTAATTTCGGGTCGCAGTGAGGGAAGACAGTTGGTCATGTGCTCCAAGAGGCAACTGCAGAAACTAATTTTTATGGTCCTGTGAGACAGATGCAGGTAACAGTTACGGTGACTAAATTACTTCTGCTTTGGATTACAAACTTTAAAGTTTAGGTGAAAAATGGTATGAGGTCAAAGTTCTGGCTGTTCCATAGAGAACCTATTGTATTGCCTGTGTTGGTGGTGTGTTTCTAGAACATTCTTTGCATacatttcatatatatttatttctaatataaAATGAAGGGAATATTCACAAGGCTTAATATAATTCTATAGTGGGGACAGATGGCAACATCATAATTATTCCAAGGGGGACAGGCAGAATAGAATTTTCATTAATTTGAGAAAGATATTAATACAAGTACTATATCAAAATGTCTGTTTAAACATGGTGAATCAGAAATTCTTAAGATTGATTCCTAAGTCCATATATTGTCTGTGATCTACTGTAATTGACATTAGTCTTAAGTCATACAGCAAACCTTTGCATTCAGTTATGTAACTCTTTTTCTAGGATAAAATGCAGGTTGATCAAGATGAAGGTATTCAGAAAAGTCAAGCTGAACAACAGAACCAAGCAGATGAGGAAACTGAAAATGCAGGAACTGAAACAAAAGTTTGTATTCAGTATTGATAAGGAAATGTAATGTTGCTTCCCTTAGCCTTTTTTTTGCACAGTATTCTCAGAGTCATTAATCTTAATAGTTGCAAAACACAGGACTGTATCTAGAGGAGCACAGCTATATTGAAACAATTACGTTAGGAATCCTACCTTAGCGCTTTGGTTTTCAACATAGTATATGAATAAGACTTGGAAGTAAGCTTCTGTTACTTAACATAGTTTTATAGAGAAGATGGAATCTAGGGGAACTTAGAAAACATTATGAAGTAGAATATGCAATGCCTTTAGCTTTTGAACAAGCTTGCTCAGCAGCTCTTTGCATTatgtttaaagaaatgaaattCTACCAGTTTGCTTCAAAACTAAGGTAGTGGTGTTTCTGAATAGCAGAGGAATAGTTAGGTGCTTCATTTACATATGATTAATTTTGTAGCTGTCCTACTAGTTTTATTTGTCTCTCTTTTTGAGCCTAAATTTAGTAACATTTCTATTCTTGAAAGTTTCTTAATAGCATAAATCTTTTTATAGGCTGCTTCTGGAGACAAGCAAGATCATCCAGCCCAGCCGAAGGCTAAAGCAAAAGTTAAGAGTATTGACCTACCTATACAGGCAAGCCTCTATAGACAACTGGGACAAGATCTTATCAATTGCTATATAGAAAATGAGGTAAGCAGCATAAACAGATGACCACTCATTGTCACTGTAAATAATTATGCAGAAAGTATCTGCAACCATAAACTTATTATCTAATTCAGAATTCTTTGGGGGTTTGTCCTTAATTGTaagggggtttgttttggttgggttttttggtgaaAATTCATTTCGCTAGACTTACTACCCAGCTGTCTGACCTATTAGCCTGTTAATACCTGAAGTATCAATTCCATTTCTAGGCAGGAAATGCCAGTAAAGGCTGCACAGTAAGTTACAGGAATGCCAGTTGTTATTGACTGACCTGATACTGGTGTGTTGGTGCTTTACAGAAGCTGTGCCCTTAGTTATATCACATTTTTGCCCTTCAAGTCCTACATCATCAGGAAGGTGTTACGACATGTAGAAAACTTGCCTTTGAGAGGATCCTTTCTAGGTATCATGTCTGTGAAGATCCCAGCAGCATAAGCTCTTTTCTGAAAGATGGTCAGTCTGAAGTAATTTTTGTAGGGCAGAATGATTCCTATGACTTCCAAACCAGAGTCAAGACTTGTCTTTACTTCTAGTTGTGTCTGTTGTGGTCAGATCATGGTTGATACCTGATCCATTTACGTTGAAACACTTGCCAAACAGCTTCCAAATATGAATTCATTTTTATCCtgttccagctctgcctgcagtgaAGATGTCTTACACAGGTGAAAATTGTAATCAGTAATTGTGAATTAGCAGGCTTCTGCAAAGTTCTTTGGTACAGTTTCAAGAGAGCAATCATTAAGCTTGACACTTCTATATGCTCTTAgttttaaataagcttttctcCACCCTAGGGGAAGATGATGATGCAAGACAAgcttgagaaagaaagaaatgatgcTAAGAATGCTGTTGAAGAATATGTGTACGACTTCAGAGACAAACTCTGTGGAGTCTTTGAGAAATTCATCACTGAAGAAGTAAGACTCGCCTATGTGTTTCAACTGTTggaaaaaattcctttcatttttaaattttgagtGTGGGTTATGTGGAGGCCACAGGGGTCTCTTGGACTGGTTTCTGGATTCACTTCACAGAAGTGAAGTCAAACTACACTTACCCCAGGCATTTGACATGCAAGCTTGCAGAGTTTTGTATCGAGAAGTTTCTCAGTGGCAAGGAAAAATTCTGGAtgcaggcagaaaacaaaaatcctatGGTGGGGGTAGGAAAGTAGGATAGATCACTGTGAACTCCTAAATGGTGTGAGTGGATAGGAatgaaaatgagcagaaatggAGTGTCTGTGTTAGCTCTGTTTTATTGTCTAATTTCATTAATTTAGAAACATGATTGTTTCtccacttgaaaatattttgacctCAGCATGCTGTTGGAATCCAAGTAACAGGTGATGAAGAAAGCTGTACAATGGGCTTTTGCAAAAGCAGTATTGAAAGAACACTTGGCCTGTAATCGTTTCTCTGTAACAGCTATCTAAATAGAAGTGGCTGGTACACAAGCAACCAGTTGTTGAAAGAACAAACGTCCAGGAGCAGTTTTAAGGTCTGCTCTCTGGATTACCTGGTCATCAACCCAGCCACACAGTACAGATGCCCCTCCAGTATAAACTCAAGGGTGTGAGGCTGCCTTTCCCATACCAGTGTCAAACCAATCTCTTACATACGTTATAGGGATAGATaagatatttatttctaaatagtTAAGTATAAAATCTTTGTTTCTAGCCAGTAGAGTCcaattgaaaacaatttttaacttGAACTGTATATATAGTTGTCCAAACTTGTGTGTTCTTCCATCTTGCTATCTGAGAACCTGAGAAGCAGAACTTCCCATGTGAAGATAATAAGCAAGAATGTTAAGAGATGCATTTGCTTTCTTACAAAATGAATCCTGAAGCTATGTAACTCCCATAAACTTCACCTGTGAATCAGATTCATAGGGCTGTCCTGCCTCTTACCATTCTGTAAAATCATGGCTTTGAAGTCTGTTAATTACTGTTTACCTTCACTATCACTTTGAATATTTTAAACTGATGAAACAGACTTTCTTTTCTGAGTAGGGAGCTTTCTCTGTGTGCTCGGGGAAGAAGTCTCGCTTGTCGTGTTCCCCTCTGAACTAGAGTGTCCCTGACTTGCTTCACAGGATTCAAACAAGCTGACCTTGATGTTGGAGGACACAGAAAACTGGCTATATGAAGATGGAGAGGACCAGCCAAAACAAGTATACATGGATAAGCTTCAGGAATTAAGAGTAAGGTTTTAAGTCACTTTGTAGAAAAAATCATGTGTGTGTTTGGGGACCGGGGGcctttatataaatacatatggcTAAGTAAGCAAAGCTCTTCTAATGAGGAATGTCTGTGTGCGTACTGCTACGTGAATTTTGTAAATCCATAGAGACGCTCAGGTTGTATCTGGATGTAGTTTAGTAATGAAATGAACATAATAGTTAGAACTAGAAAGACAGTTTGTTTTAATGTCAGTTGTCCTCCTAATCAGAAAACAATCAAAATTAAGTAGACTGTCACTGGTGACAACAGAATTAATTGCTATGGGAATTTTCTGTCAGTCTTGTTGCAATCTGAAAGAGGCTCTGGAGTAGTTCGACTGCTCTCCCAGATATTCAGAATTGCACTCCAGAATAGATGCTCTGGTCTTCAGTGGTCTTCTGTAGCTGTAtgataaaactgaatttttggtCTAGTATCTAATGATGAAAGCTGAAGAGCGCTTTAACAGTACCTTCCGCTGACCATTTGATGAGTAATGACAAAAAACTCTACTTCAGATTTCAATAATCTCATGGGAAAATGTGAATTTTGATGAGGAAGTACTGTGTTTGTAATAAGTTTTAAGTCCTGTCTCTAGCTCTTGGGCTCCAACTGTTTTCTCTCAAGTCAGATTTCCTTTGAGGGAGGTATAACTGATGGAGAGACAGCACCGTAGATCCGGGCAACTGCCTTCACGCTTGGATACCAGCattcaagagaaggaaaaaaacagacagTGAATAAAACTACAAGTTTTCAGATGAActactttaaaattaaaccatCCATgtaaatcctgttttgtttctcttccgAACACATTGTTCCTAAGGCTCATTTTGCTGAAAATAATGGCAAAGTGCTAAGCCTAATAAGGACAGGCACTGCTCCTGTGTTTCaacttctgggcttttttttgttgcacTAAAGCAAAATGCAAAGCTTAAGCTCCTGAATGGGTAAGAAAAGGAGTTAAAGGCAGCCTTCCTTTCAACTCTGTGTTTTATTCTTAGACCAGACTAAAGTAAACTTGTATTTGTGCTTATGTTTCTAGAAATTTGGACAGCCTATTCAGGAAAGATACATGGAACATGAAGAGAGACCAAAAGTTTTAAATGAACTGGGAAAGAAGATTCAGCTCCTTATGAAAGCAGTAGAAGCATACAAAAATAAGGTAGAAGCAAATTATTTGGGGAGTAAACTATTATGGGTATCTGAGTTTGGCTgtaggtttttttgtgtttaaaaagaagtcttACAGGATTCCTGGTTAAGCTGCTTTAGAATGGCTGTTGTGCTTCTGCTCCTGAGAACTTCTAAAACTGTTCTGGATTGCTAACAGAAATGGTTTCTTCATGAGAACATGAATTAAACGTAGTCACATTTTTTATGGTGGCTTGTACACTTGAAATGGGTATGTCCAGTTACGGCTGTTGCCATTGTTTCTATAACTAGACTAtcgggtgggggtggggggtggtgtggtggttAATCAAACTACAGTAAATCTCAGGTGCTCTTTTTCTTGCAACTTTGTTACTATTCTGTGCTTCAGCAGTGTGGATTTCCGATCAGAATCTCAAATGTCTAAAACCAATGTCCTGTCTGTCTTATTCTATAGTCACTCTTCATACTAAACGCTTGTTAAAAACTCTATTGGGTTGTAGCAATGTTACTCTATTTTTTTATGTGTCCATTAAATTCTTAATTGAGAAGCATATACTAATTGATGATATAAATATATCTCTCTTTAGGATGAAAAATATGATCACCTAGATCCTGCTGAGAtggaaaaagttgaaaaatacaTTAGTGAGGCTATGAATTGGTTGAACAGCAAAATGAATGCCCAGAACAAACTAAGTCTAACTCAGGATCCAGTTGTCAAAGTGGCAGAAATACTGACAAAATCTAAGGTAAAAAACCAAATCGTTGTACGTGTTACATTCTCATAAGTTTTTCTTTAACAAGATTTTGGCCTCTGTGTTGAGCTAGAATATTATACCTGCAGAGATCTTAAAGCCAGGAAAAGATTCATACAGAGGGAGCAGCAGTTTTGTCAATATTGAATTCTGGCTCTTGATTTACAGGAGTCGGTACCTCTGAATAACCCTTTTTAAAATACCCTGAGTTACAGCACCAGGCTGGCTAGAAGATGGATTACCATATAGGCTTTTAACAGATGGGAAACTagtgaaaggttttattttaagtttCTAGACTTCATAGAATTGAAAAGTCTAGTCCTTGAAAATTAAATTCCAGGTCATGAACTTGAAACAAATTTGCGACATTCTAGTTCAATGCAATTCCTGTGCCACCAAACGAACTTGCTCTCTCACTTCTGTTACAACTAGGAGTTGGATAGCTTCTGTAATCCCATTATATACAAGCCCAAACCGAAGATAGAACCTCCCAATGATGGGCAGTCAAAGGCTAATGGTGAACACAATGGACCAGTGAACGGACAGAGCGGTACcgaaacaaaacctgaaccagCGAAGGACAATTCTCAGCAGACCAAACCACCTGGAGAAATGGAAGTGGACtaaatcttgcatttcttttacTTAATTAAAATAGTGCAAGTAACCACAGGGTCCATTCTTTTTGCCTGGTACACACCTCAAATGTTCAGTTATTCTTAGCCAACCTTCTGTCATTTGTTGCTGAGTagttttgaaagtgttttataTTAAGTACACCTCTGATGTTCATTTCCACTGATGCTGCTTATGTGGAGCTTTAGCCAAATGTAGATTGTATAAGTCAGTTTAAGCTTTCCCAATATATTTTATATCAAACATACAGAATTGATATATAAATGGCAACAATCTACcttatttaaagcttttattgTGGATAAACCTCAGCTCCTTTATTCAGGAAAGGATACTGTATTGCACTACTGATGCTCAAGTGTAGATCTAATTGcatctttattttggaaaaatattgGAATTGAAGTGGCAAAACTTGCCACTTGAAGCACTGACCTTTTCTAGTTATTGTATtgttataatttaaatattaaaatagagGTTAGTTGGCATACTAGTCCATCTTGTTGATGTACCATGAGAATTGTATGGTCTTTTTCATATAAACTGAATAATACAAGCTTAAACATTTTTTAGATTCCCATACCACTAACAATCTTAGTTACAAAGTGCTAGCATAATGGCTCTGCCATGTGCTGAAATTAAGTGAATGGTCTCAGTGCACATGGCAGTACATAACGTGCTGTCCTTATGACAGGATGATGCTCATGAGAATAGTTTGAAGGAGTAGAACATACAAGGACTGTTGCATAGCTTTCCCTTGAAAATGTCTTATTGCACATGTTACTATTCCCACTTCTTTTGTTTTGTGTGAAATCTGCATCTTGATCACATTttgtgctggggaggagaagtAACAGAAATTGCGCTGTGTGAGCTGGATATTGGCACCCTGATTTTGAGGTTGCTTAAATGCTGTTTGAAAGAAATACTGAGAGCTTTGTTTTGGCTTATGATTTAAGCCTTGGTACTCAGCATGTAAACCTTTTGGTCAGGGATCTAAACAAAAGAGCTTAAAAACTGGATATTCTTACCCCAAAGATGGAATCTACTTGATGAGCTTGCGTAGCTTACCAGTTATCTTCAGTCGTTTACTTGATCTAATGAAAGCGTCTATAATGTATTACACAGTTGAGTCACTGTTTTCTTTGATACATCTTAGACGTTGTCAAGGTCCAATGTATGTACTTATATTCTGAAAACTTCTGTCAGTCACCGAGGTACTGTAGCACTTGCTAGAGCAAGTCacttttcttttgattttaaacAACTCTTCTATTACCAGAATAGGAATGGGCTACTCTGACTATGAATAGTGGTTTCTTTAGTTGCTGTGTAACGCTTCAGTGACTTGAACTCCATTGCAGAAATGCATTCAGGTGTTCAGGCGTTAATTGGGCATtcctgcagcagctctcctgTACAAGCTTGTTGCTGTTGTAAACAAGTGAAGGGTCATGCTCTTGTTTCTGGCTTTGGCAGCCATTTTATCTCCAGCCGTACCCTTCATGTTCCACCACTGTTCATGCTACAAAGAGAGTAGTCCATGGCCCAAACTAGAGTTGGTGAACTATGCGCTCAGATACGTTCACAGAAAAAGGAAGCGTCATTTACAGCTGTATTTAAACCTGTTAAACTAGCTGAAGTGCTAGAATTGTATTTTCATGACTGACATTAGGTGACTGAGGTGCGTGTACTCTACTGTTCTTCCTCTACAGAATCAGTTGTGGCTGGTCTGGCACCTTGAGTTTACATATTTAAAGCCCGTGAACACAAACTGAGTGACCTTTGAAGAGAGCTGCAGCTACTCTGCAACCTCAGTCTTGAATTCTGCCGCTGTAGTCACACATCTCTGGCACTGAGGGGAGCACACTACTTCAGTGTCAATCGTCCTAAGTTTAAGTCAGTACATGACTGAGCTAGCTTTGGTCCCATAGGCTTGAACATCATGAATATCTTAATGGCTTTACCACAGCAGTGTAATGAGTAGCATTCTTAAATATTGGCTTCCTAAAACCCATCTACCCATTAATCTGTCTAGTGGACTTCCTGATACCTGGCAGAAGAGTTCAGTGAAAATCTCCAGTGTAAGTGCTCCAGTAGCTAAAAGGTCCTGTGTAAGAACAGAAAGTCTTCTGCTCATGGTCATCACATGCT includes:
- the HSPA4L gene encoding heat shock 70 kDa protein 4L isoform X2, translating into MPNGSVGVKVRYLDEERQFAIEQITGMLLAKLKETSESALKKPVADCVISVPSFFTDAERRSVMAAAQIAGLNCLKLMNETTAVALAYGIYKQDLPALEEKPRNVVFVDMGHSAYQVSICAFNKGKLKVLATTFDPFVGGRNFDEALVDYFSEEFRTKYKLNVKENPRALLRLYQECEKLKKLMSANASDLPLNIECFMNDLDVSSKMNRAQFEQLCAALLSRVEPPLRAAMDQAKLQREDIYSIEIVGGATRIPAVKEQISNFFCKEISTTLNADEAVARGCALQCAILSPAFKVREFSITDVVPYSVTLRWKSSYEEGTGECEVFSKNHAAPFSKVITFHKKEPFDLEAYYTHPHEVPYPDSRIGRFTIQNVGPQHDGDNSKVKVKVRVNIHGLFSVANASIIEKQNIEGDHNDTPMDTESSSKNQGRDDELDKMQVDQDEGIQKSQAEQQNQADEETENAGTETKAASGDKQDHPAQPKAKAKVKSIDLPIQASLYRQLGQDLINCYIENEGKMMMQDKLEKERNDAKNAVEEYVYDFRDKLCGVFEKFITEEDSNKLTLMLEDTENWLYEDGEDQPKQVYMDKLQELRKFGQPIQERYMEHEERPKVLNELGKKIQLLMKAVEAYKNKDEKYDHLDPAEMEKVEKYISEAMNWLNSKMNAQNKLSLTQDPVVKVAEILTKSKELDSFCNPIIYKPKPKIEPPNDGQSKANGEHNGPVNGQSGTETKPEPAKDNSQQTKPPGEMEVD
- the HSPA4L gene encoding heat shock 70 kDa protein 4L isoform X1; this translates as MSVVGIDLGFLNCYIGVARSGGIETIANEYSDRCTPACISLGSKTRAIGNAAKSQIVTNVKNTLHGFKKLHGRAFEDPYIQAERAKLPYELQKMPNGSVGVKVRYLDEERQFAIEQITGMLLAKLKETSESALKKPVADCVISVPSFFTDAERRSVMAAAQIAGLNCLKLMNETTAVALAYGIYKQDLPALEEKPRNVVFVDMGHSAYQVSICAFNKGKLKVLATTFDPFVGGRNFDEALVDYFSEEFRTKYKLNVKENPRALLRLYQECEKLKKLMSANASDLPLNIECFMNDLDVSSKMNRAQFEQLCAALLSRVEPPLRAAMDQAKLQREDIYSIEIVGGATRIPAVKEQISNFFCKEISTTLNADEAVARGCALQCAILSPAFKVREFSITDVVPYSVTLRWKSSYEEGTGECEVFSKNHAAPFSKVITFHKKEPFDLEAYYTHPHEVPYPDSRIGRFTIQNVGPQHDGDNSKVKVKVRVNIHGLFSVANASIIEKQNIEGDHNDTPMDTESSSKNQGRDDELDKMQVDQDEGIQKSQAEQQNQADEETENAGTETKAASGDKQDHPAQPKAKAKVKSIDLPIQASLYRQLGQDLINCYIENEGKMMMQDKLEKERNDAKNAVEEYVYDFRDKLCGVFEKFITEEDSNKLTLMLEDTENWLYEDGEDQPKQVYMDKLQELRKFGQPIQERYMEHEERPKVLNELGKKIQLLMKAVEAYKNKDEKYDHLDPAEMEKVEKYISEAMNWLNSKMNAQNKLSLTQDPVVKVAEILTKSKELDSFCNPIIYKPKPKIEPPNDGQSKANGEHNGPVNGQSGTETKPEPAKDNSQQTKPPGEMEVD